A window of the Pseudomonas fluorescens genome harbors these coding sequences:
- a CDS encoding CaiB/BaiF CoA transferase family protein: MGALSHLRVLDLSRVLAGPWAGQILADLGAEVIKVERPGNGDDTRAWGPPFLKDAYGENTSEAAYYLSANRNKQSVTIDFTRPEGQKLVRDLAAKSDILIENFKVGGLAAYGLDYQSLKAINPDLIYCSITGFGQTGPYAKRAGYDFMIQGLGGLMSLTGRPEGDEGAGPVKVGVALTDILTGLYSTVAILAALAHRDHDGGGQHIDMALLDVQVACLANQAMNYLTTGIAPKRLGNAHPNIVPYQDFPTADGDFILTVGNDGQFRKFAEVAGQPQWADDPRFATNKLRVANRAVLIPLIRQATVFKTTAEWVAQLEQAGVPCGPINDLSQVFEDSQVKSRGLAIELPHALAGMVPQVASPIRLSRTPVEYRRAPPLLGEHTLEVLQRVLGIGAGAVAAMKEDGVL, translated from the coding sequence ATGGGCGCGCTGTCGCATCTGCGGGTACTGGATTTATCGCGAGTGCTGGCCGGCCCATGGGCCGGGCAAATTCTTGCCGACCTTGGGGCGGAAGTGATCAAGGTCGAGCGCCCGGGTAACGGCGACGACACTCGCGCTTGGGGGCCGCCCTTCCTGAAAGACGCTTACGGCGAGAACACCAGCGAGGCGGCTTATTACCTGTCGGCCAATCGCAACAAGCAATCGGTGACGATCGACTTCACGCGTCCCGAAGGTCAGAAGCTGGTTCGCGATCTGGCAGCCAAGTCCGACATCCTGATCGAGAACTTCAAGGTGGGTGGTCTGGCGGCCTATGGCCTGGATTACCAATCGTTGAAGGCGATCAATCCGGATCTGATCTATTGCTCGATCACCGGTTTCGGTCAAACCGGACCGTATGCCAAGCGTGCGGGTTATGACTTCATGATCCAGGGGCTTGGCGGGCTGATGAGTCTGACCGGGCGACCTGAGGGTGATGAGGGGGCTGGGCCGGTGAAGGTGGGTGTGGCGCTCACGGATATCCTGACCGGGCTGTATTCGACCGTGGCGATCCTGGCCGCGCTGGCTCATCGTGATCACGATGGAGGCGGGCAGCATATCGATATGGCTCTGCTGGATGTGCAGGTGGCGTGTCTGGCCAATCAGGCGATGAACTATCTGACGACGGGCATCGCGCCGAAACGGCTGGGGAATGCGCATCCGAATATCGTGCCGTATCAGGATTTTCCTACGGCAGACGGCGACTTCATTCTCACAGTGGGTAATGACGGGCAGTTTCGAAAATTTGCCGAAGTGGCGGGGCAGCCGCAGTGGGCGGACGATCCGCGTTTCGCGACTAATAAGTTGCGGGTGGCGAACCGGGCTGTGCTGATTCCGCTGATTCGTCAGGCGACGGTTTTCAAGACTACTGCTGAGTGGGTGGCTCAGCTGGAGCAGGCAGGTGTGCCGTGTGGGCCGATCAATGATCTGTCGCAGGTATTCGAGGATTCGCAGGTGAAGTCTCGCGGGTTGGCGATTGAGCTACCTCATGCGCTGGCGGGGATGGTGCCGCAGGTGGCCAGCCCGATCCGGTTGTCGCGGACTCCTGTGGAGTATCGGCGTGCGCCTCCTTTGCTGGGCGAGCATACGCTGGAGGTTTTGCAGCGGGTGCTAGGTATTGGGGCGGGTGCAGTGGCTGCGATGAAAGAGGATGGAGTGCTCTGA
- a CDS encoding NAD(P)(+) transhydrogenase (Re/Si-specific) subunit beta has translation MSMNLVTTLYLIASICFIQALKGLSHPTTSRRGNLFGMLGMALAILTTVGLIYKLGAELATAGIGYVIVGLLIGGTAGSIMAKRVEMTKMPELVAFMHSMIGLAAVFIAIAAVVEPQSLGIVKQLGDSIPAGNRLELFLGAAIGAITFSGSVIAFGKLSGKYKFRLFQGAPVQFSGQHKLNAVLGLATLILGVTFMLTGNLAAFALMLALAFVMGVLIIIPIGGADMPVVVSMLNSYSGWAAAGIGFSLNNSMLIIAGSLVGSSGAILSYIMCKAMNRSFFNVLLGGFGNTADAGPAGEKEARPVKSGSADDATFLLTNADTVIIVPGYGLAVARAQHALKELTEKLTHHGVTVKYAIHPVAGRMPGHMNVLLAEAEVPYDQVFEMEDINSEFGQADVVLVLGANDVVNPAAKNDPKSPIAGMPILEAFKAKTIIVNKRSMASGYAGLDNELFYLDKTMMVFGDAKKVIEDMVKAVE, from the coding sequence ATGAGCATGAACCTCGTCACGACGCTCTACCTGATCGCGTCGATCTGCTTCATCCAGGCCCTCAAGGGTCTGTCGCACCCGACCACATCGCGCCGCGGCAACCTGTTCGGCATGCTCGGCATGGCACTGGCAATCCTCACCACCGTCGGCCTTATCTATAAGCTCGGGGCTGAGCTGGCCACCGCCGGTATTGGCTACGTGATCGTCGGCCTGCTGATCGGCGGCACCGCCGGTTCGATCATGGCCAAGCGCGTTGAAATGACCAAGATGCCGGAACTGGTTGCGTTCATGCACAGCATGATCGGCCTGGCAGCGGTGTTCATCGCCATTGCTGCCGTGGTCGAGCCGCAGTCGCTGGGCATCGTCAAGCAACTGGGCGACTCGATCCCGGCGGGTAACCGTCTGGAGCTGTTCCTCGGCGCAGCCATCGGTGCAATCACCTTCTCCGGTTCGGTGATCGCCTTCGGCAAGCTGTCGGGCAAGTACAAGTTCCGTCTGTTTCAGGGCGCACCGGTACAGTTCAGCGGTCAGCACAAGCTGAACGCGGTACTGGGTCTGGCGACGCTGATCCTCGGCGTCACCTTCATGCTGACCGGCAACCTCGCCGCGTTCGCACTGATGCTGGCCCTGGCGTTTGTCATGGGCGTGCTGATCATCATCCCGATCGGCGGCGCCGACATGCCGGTGGTGGTGTCGATGCTCAACAGCTATTCCGGCTGGGCAGCGGCGGGTATCGGCTTCTCGCTGAACAACTCGATGCTGATTATTGCCGGTTCGCTGGTGGGTTCGAGCGGTGCGATCCTCTCGTACATCATGTGCAAGGCGATGAACCGTTCCTTCTTTAATGTACTGCTCGGCGGTTTCGGCAATACAGCAGATGCCGGTCCTGCCGGTGAGAAGGAAGCCCGTCCGGTGAAATCCGGTTCGGCTGACGACGCGACCTTCCTGCTGACCAACGCCGACACCGTGATCATCGTTCCAGGTTACGGTCTGGCGGTGGCCCGTGCACAGCATGCGCTGAAAGAGCTGACCGAGAAGCTGACCCACCACGGCGTGACCGTGAAGTACGCGATCCACCCGGTGGCCGGTCGGATGCCTGGGCACATGAACGTACTGCTGGCCGAGGCTGAAGTGCCGTACGACCAGGTGTTCGAGATGGAAGACATCAACTCCGAGTTCGGTCAGGCCGACGTGGTGCTGGTGCTCGGCGCCAACGACGTGGTCAACCCGGCCGCCAAGAACGATCCGAAATCGCCGATTGCCGGCATGCCGATCCTCGAAGCGTTCAAGGCCAAGACCATCATCGTCAACAAGCGCTCGATGGCCAGCGGCTATGCCGGTCTGGACAACGAACTGTTCTACCTGGACAAGACCATGATGGTGTTCGGCGACGCGAAAAAAGTCATCGAAGACATGGTCAAAGCAGTCGAGTAA
- a CDS encoding PepSY-associated TM helix domain-containing protein: protein MRSFLVLLHRYIGLATAVFLLLAGITGSILAFNHELDEWLNPEFYAASAEGERLPPGELVDAVQSAHPKLQVWYMEYPNEAGHTALLAAVPRNDPATGEPFKERNEVFYLDPVSGEQKGQRYWSECCFQRENFVPFILEFHYNLTLPGNWGLLLMGLVAIAWVIDCFIALWLTLPRGKPFWKKWSNAWKIKGGHAYRLNFDLHRAGGLWLWLLLLPIAVSSVAMNLPSQVFKPAVSLFSPIEPSVYEARGRLPAEELGITRLSYQQAYERAQQEGKRLGLTAAIGELYYSFEYNFYGAGFGQHDTEAHGKSWLFFHGTDGRLLGQEIAGEGTLGERFYRLQLPIHGGRIIGFTGQVMIAVLGVLIAGLSGTGVYIWWRKWQARRSSKARRAV from the coding sequence ATGCGTTCGTTTCTGGTTTTATTGCATCGGTATATCGGGTTGGCCACGGCGGTTTTTCTGCTGCTGGCCGGGATCACCGGGAGCATTCTGGCGTTCAACCATGAGCTGGATGAGTGGTTGAATCCGGAGTTTTACGCGGCTTCTGCCGAGGGGGAGCGCCTACCGCCAGGTGAGCTGGTTGATGCGGTGCAATCGGCCCATCCGAAGCTGCAGGTCTGGTACATGGAGTATCCGAATGAGGCAGGCCACACAGCCTTGTTGGCGGCGGTTCCACGGAATGATCCGGCGACGGGCGAACCGTTTAAAGAACGCAATGAAGTGTTCTACCTCGACCCGGTCAGTGGCGAGCAGAAAGGCCAGCGTTACTGGAGTGAGTGCTGCTTCCAGCGTGAGAACTTCGTTCCGTTCATTCTCGAGTTTCACTACAACCTGACACTGCCCGGCAACTGGGGTTTGCTGTTGATGGGGTTGGTGGCCATCGCTTGGGTAATCGATTGCTTCATCGCCCTTTGGCTGACGTTGCCGCGGGGTAAACCGTTCTGGAAGAAGTGGTCGAACGCCTGGAAGATCAAGGGCGGGCATGCCTATCGACTCAACTTCGATCTGCATCGGGCAGGGGGCTTGTGGCTGTGGTTGTTGTTGCTGCCGATAGCCGTCAGCAGCGTGGCGATGAACCTGCCGAGCCAAGTCTTCAAACCCGCGGTGTCGCTGTTTTCTCCGATTGAACCGAGCGTGTATGAGGCGCGAGGGCGGTTGCCTGCCGAAGAGCTGGGGATCACCCGATTGAGTTATCAACAGGCATACGAAAGGGCACAGCAGGAGGGGAAAAGGTTGGGGCTGACAGCGGCGATCGGCGAGTTGTATTACAGCTTTGAATACAACTTCTACGGTGCGGGGTTTGGGCAGCATGACACCGAGGCCCACGGCAAATCCTGGTTGTTCTTCCACGGTACTGATGGACGATTACTGGGGCAGGAGATTGCAGGAGAAGGGACGTTGGGAGAGCGGTTTTATCGATTGCAGTTGCCGATACATGGAGGACGGATCATAGGCTTCACCGGACAAGTGATGATCGCGGTATTGGGTGTTCTGATTGCAGGGTTATCGGGGACTGGCGTCTATATCTGGTGGCGAAAATGGCAGGCTCGTCGGAGCAGCAAGGCACGCAGAGCGGTTTGA
- a CDS encoding Re/Si-specific NAD(P)(+) transhydrogenase subunit alpha, with protein MHIGVPLETQTGETRVAATPETIKKLISQGHRVTVQTGAGVKASVVDSAYEAAGATIGSANDAFGAELILKVVAPSDAELTLIKRGTVLVGMLNPFNNDTIAKMAECGITAFALEAAPRTSRAQSLDVLSSQANIAGYKAVLLAAHYYPRFMPMLMTAAGTVKAARVLILGAGVAGLQAIATAKRLGAVIEASDVRPAVKEQIESLGAKFVDVPYETDEERECAVGVGGYARPMPASWMQRQAQAVHERAKQADIVITTALIPGRKAPTLLSADTVAQMKPGSVVIDLAAAQGGNCPLTVADQVVIENGVTIVGPTNLAGEVAADASALYARNLLDFLKLVFTKEGQFEVNLEDDIVAACLMCRDGQVIRKNA; from the coding sequence GTGCACATTGGTGTTCCTCTCGAAACCCAGACCGGTGAAACACGGGTTGCTGCAACCCCGGAAACCATTAAAAAGCTGATCAGCCAAGGTCATAGGGTCACTGTGCAAACCGGCGCCGGCGTAAAAGCCAGTGTTGTCGACAGTGCCTATGAAGCGGCAGGCGCAACCATTGGCAGTGCCAATGACGCGTTTGGCGCCGAGCTGATTCTCAAAGTGGTCGCGCCAAGCGATGCCGAACTGACGCTGATCAAGCGCGGTACGGTGCTGGTGGGCATGCTCAACCCGTTCAACAACGACACCATCGCGAAGATGGCCGAGTGCGGGATTACCGCCTTCGCCCTGGAAGCGGCGCCACGCACCTCCCGGGCCCAGAGCCTCGACGTGCTGTCATCCCAGGCGAACATTGCCGGCTATAAGGCCGTGCTGCTGGCCGCTCACTACTATCCGCGCTTCATGCCGATGCTGATGACCGCTGCGGGCACCGTGAAAGCGGCGCGCGTGCTGATTCTGGGGGCCGGTGTGGCCGGGTTGCAGGCGATTGCCACGGCGAAACGTCTGGGTGCCGTCATCGAAGCGTCCGACGTACGTCCGGCCGTGAAGGAACAGATCGAATCCCTCGGCGCCAAGTTCGTCGACGTGCCTTACGAGACCGATGAAGAACGTGAATGCGCGGTCGGCGTCGGCGGTTACGCACGTCCGATGCCGGCGAGCTGGATGCAGCGTCAGGCCCAGGCTGTGCACGAGCGCGCCAAGCAGGCTGATATTGTCATCACCACCGCACTGATTCCGGGTCGCAAGGCTCCGACATTGCTGAGCGCGGACACCGTGGCGCAGATGAAACCCGGCTCGGTGGTCATTGACCTCGCTGCAGCCCAAGGTGGCAACTGCCCGCTGACCGTGGCCGATCAGGTCGTGATCGAGAACGGCGTGACCATCGTCGGCCCGACCAACCTCGCCGGTGAAGTCGCCGCAGACGCCTCGGCGCTGTACGCACGCAACCTGCTGGACTTCCTGAAGCTGGTCTTCACCAAAGAAGGCCAGTTCGAAGTGAACCTCGAAGACGACATCGTCGCCGCGTGCCTGATGTGCCGCGACGGCCAAGTCATCCGCAAAAACGCCTAA
- a CDS encoding NAD(P) transhydrogenase subunit alpha — MEELISPGIYNLIIFVLAIYVGYHVVWNVTPALHTPLMAVTNAISAIVIVGAMLAAALTVTPLGKTMGTLAVALAAVNVFGGFLVTRRMLEMFKKKAPKAKEEAPK, encoded by the coding sequence ATGGAAGAGCTTATCTCCCCCGGTATCTACAACCTGATCATCTTCGTGCTGGCGATTTATGTCGGTTACCACGTGGTCTGGAACGTTACACCCGCGCTGCACACGCCTTTGATGGCGGTGACCAACGCCATTTCGGCGATCGTGATCGTCGGTGCCATGCTCGCGGCCGCACTGACCGTTACCCCGCTGGGCAAGACCATGGGCACCCTCGCCGTGGCACTGGCCGCGGTCAACGTGTTCGGTGGCTTCCTGGTCACCCGCCGCATGCTTGAGATGTTCAAGAAGAAAGCCCCGAAAGCAAAAGAAGAGGCGCCTAAGTAA
- a CDS encoding LysR family transcriptional regulator, producing the protein MRRKIPSTTALISFEAAARHESFTKAAEELSLTQGAICRQIASLEDFLSVELFRRSRRGVKLTEAGLSYSRRVATQLDAVERDTLSVMGQQGTNVIELAVVPTFGTQWLLPRLKDFQLKHPEVTVNLTNRTRPFLFADTDFDAAIYFGDADWSGTESHRLMGENPMPVCSPALLGNKTHLAPDEIADLPLLQQTTRPYAWRQWFNSQHLNIPRDMTGPRYELFSMLAQAAMHDMGIALIPPFLIQRELAEKRLVIANANALSSIKAYYLMIPERKVESASLKAFRDWLVNQAHSYNLEG; encoded by the coding sequence ATGCGCCGCAAGATACCCAGCACCACCGCCCTGATCAGCTTCGAGGCTGCCGCCCGTCACGAGAGCTTTACCAAGGCCGCCGAAGAACTTTCCCTCACCCAGGGCGCCATTTGCCGACAGATCGCCAGTCTTGAGGACTTCCTCAGCGTCGAACTCTTCCGACGCTCGCGTCGCGGAGTGAAGCTGACGGAAGCGGGGCTTTCCTACAGCCGTCGGGTCGCCACCCAACTTGATGCGGTTGAGCGCGACACCCTGTCTGTAATGGGTCAGCAAGGCACCAATGTGATTGAGCTCGCCGTGGTGCCCACCTTCGGCACGCAATGGCTGCTGCCAAGACTGAAGGACTTCCAGCTCAAGCACCCGGAAGTGACGGTCAACCTGACCAACCGCACGCGCCCGTTCCTGTTTGCCGACACTGACTTCGATGCCGCCATTTACTTTGGCGATGCCGACTGGTCCGGTACCGAATCCCACAGGCTGATGGGCGAGAATCCGATGCCGGTATGCAGTCCCGCCCTGCTCGGCAACAAAACGCATCTGGCACCCGATGAAATCGCCGATCTGCCGCTGCTCCAGCAAACCACCCGCCCGTACGCCTGGCGACAGTGGTTCAACTCGCAACACCTGAACATCCCGCGTGACATGACAGGTCCGCGCTACGAGCTATTCTCCATGCTGGCCCAGGCAGCCATGCACGACATGGGCATCGCGCTGATCCCACCGTTCCTGATTCAGCGCGAACTGGCGGAAAAACGCCTTGTAATTGCCAACGCGAATGCGCTCTCCAGCATAAAGGCGTATTACCTGATGATTCCGGAGCGAAAGGTCGAATCGGCGTCACTCAAGGCTTTTCGGGATTGGCTGGTGAACCAGGCACACAGCTACAACCTAGAAGGCTAA
- a CDS encoding acyl-CoA dehydrogenase, protein MGGKASFNWIDPLLLDQQLTEEERMIRDAAEQFAQQSLAPRVLEAFRHEKTDPAIFREMGEVGLLGATIPEQYGGSGLNYVSYGLIAREVERVDSGYRSMMSVQSSLVMVPINEFGTEAQKQKYLPKLASGEWIGCFGLTEPNHGSDPGAMITRARKVDGGYSLTGAKMWITNSPIADVFVVWAKDDAGDIRGFVLEKGWKGLSAPAIHGKVGLRASITGEIVMDNVFVPEENIFPDVRGLKGPFTCLNSARYGISWGALGAAEFCWHTARQYTLDRQQFGRPLAATQLIQKKLADMQTEITLALQGCLRLGRMKDEGTAAVEITSIMKRNSCGKSLDIARTARDMLGGNGISDEFGVARHLVNLEVVNTYEGTHDVHALILGRAQTGLQAFY, encoded by the coding sequence ATGGGCGGTAAAGCTAGCTTCAACTGGATCGATCCACTGCTGCTGGATCAACAGCTGACTGAAGAAGAACGCATGATCCGCGACGCTGCCGAGCAATTCGCCCAGCAGAGCCTCGCGCCGCGCGTTCTGGAAGCCTTCCGCCATGAGAAGACTGACCCGGCGATTTTCCGTGAAATGGGTGAGGTCGGTCTGCTGGGCGCGACCATCCCCGAGCAGTACGGTGGCAGCGGCCTCAACTACGTCAGCTATGGCCTGATCGCCCGTGAAGTCGAGCGTGTCGACTCTGGCTACCGTTCGATGATGAGCGTGCAGTCTTCGCTGGTCATGGTGCCGATCAATGAATTCGGTACTGAAGCGCAAAAACAGAAGTACCTGCCGAAACTGGCTTCCGGCGAGTGGATCGGCTGCTTCGGTCTGACCGAGCCGAACCACGGCTCCGACCCAGGTGCGATGATTACTCGTGCACGTAAAGTCGACGGCGGCTACAGCCTGACCGGCGCCAAGATGTGGATCACCAACAGCCCGATCGCCGATGTGTTCGTGGTCTGGGCCAAGGACGATGCCGGCGACATTCGCGGTTTCGTTCTGGAGAAGGGCTGGAAAGGTTTGAGCGCTCCGGCGATTCACGGCAAGGTCGGCCTGCGGGCTTCGATCACCGGCGAAATCGTCATGGACAACGTGTTCGTACCGGAAGAGAACATTTTCCCGGATGTGCGTGGTCTGAAAGGTCCGTTCACCTGCCTCAACTCCGCACGTTATGGCATCTCCTGGGGTGCGCTGGGTGCTGCCGAGTTCTGCTGGCACACCGCTCGCCAGTACACCCTGGATCGTCAACAGTTCGGCCGCCCGTTGGCCGCCACTCAGTTGATCCAGAAAAAGCTGGCTGACATGCAGACCGAAATCACTCTGGCGCTGCAAGGCTGCCTGCGTCTGGGCCGCATGAAGGACGAAGGTACTGCTGCGGTTGAAATCACTTCGATCATGAAGCGCAACTCTTGCGGCAAGTCTCTCGATATCGCTCGTACGGCGCGTGACATGCTCGGCGGCAACGGGATCTCCGATGAGTTCGGGGTGGCCCGTCATCTGGTCAACCTGGAAGTGGTGAATACCTATGAAGGTACTCACGACGTTCACGCGCTGATCCTCGGTCGTGCGCAGACCGGCCTGCAGGCGTTCTATTAA
- a CDS encoding acetyl-CoA hydrolase/transferase family protein — MYRDRIRLPSLLDKVMSAADAAALIEDGMTVGMSGFTRAGEAKAVPHALAERAKVTPLKISLMTGASLGNDLDKQLTEAGVLSRRMPFQVDSTLRKAINAGEVMFIDQHLSETVEQLRNQQLKLPDIAVIEAVAITEQGHIVPTTSVGNSASFAIFAKHVIVEINLAHNANLEGLHDIYIPTYRPTRTPIPLVKVDDRIGSTAIPIPPEKIVAIVITQQSDSPSTVSSPDVDTKAIADHLITFLKQEVDAGRMTNKLGPLQAGIGNIANAVMCGLIDSPFEELTMYSEVLQDSTFDLIDAGKLSFASGSSITLSERRNSDVFGNLEKYKDKLVLRPQEISNHPEVVRRLGIIGINTALEFDIYGNVNSTHVCGTRMMNGIGGSGDFARNAHLAVFVTKSIAKGGAISSVVPMVSHVDHTEHDVDILVTEIGLADLRGLAPRERARVIIDNCVHPDFRQALNEYFDKACAVGGHTPHILRDALSWHINLEETGRMLAV, encoded by the coding sequence ATGTACCGTGACCGTATTCGCCTGCCTTCGTTATTGGATAAAGTGATGAGCGCCGCCGACGCCGCTGCGCTGATTGAGGACGGCATGACCGTCGGCATGAGCGGCTTCACCCGCGCCGGCGAAGCTAAGGCCGTGCCCCATGCGCTGGCCGAGCGAGCCAAGGTCACGCCGTTGAAGATCAGCCTGATGACCGGTGCCAGTCTGGGTAACGACCTCGACAAGCAACTGACCGAAGCCGGCGTCCTTTCCCGGCGCATGCCGTTCCAGGTCGACAGCACCTTGCGCAAGGCGATCAACGCCGGCGAAGTGATGTTCATTGACCAGCACCTGTCGGAAACCGTCGAGCAACTGCGCAATCAGCAACTGAAGCTGCCGGACATTGCCGTGATCGAAGCCGTGGCCATCACCGAACAGGGCCACATCGTGCCGACCACTTCGGTGGGCAACTCGGCGAGCTTCGCGATTTTCGCCAAACACGTGATCGTCGAGATCAACCTGGCGCACAACGCCAACCTCGAAGGTCTGCATGACATCTATATCCCGACCTATCGCCCGACCCGCACGCCAATTCCGCTGGTAAAGGTCGACGATCGCATCGGCAGCACCGCGATCCCGATCCCGCCGGAGAAGATCGTCGCCATCGTCATCACCCAGCAGTCGGATTCGCCGTCCACCGTTTCCTCGCCTGATGTGGACACCAAAGCCATCGCCGATCATCTGATCACCTTCCTCAAGCAGGAAGTCGATGCCGGGCGCATGACCAACAAGCTCGGCCCGTTGCAGGCCGGGATCGGCAACATCGCCAACGCGGTGATGTGCGGGCTGATCGATTCGCCGTTCGAAGAACTGACCATGTATTCCGAAGTGCTGCAGGACTCGACCTTCGACCTGATCGATGCGGGCAAGCTGAGCTTTGCCTCGGGCAGCTCGATCACGCTGTCGGAGCGGCGCAACAGCGACGTGTTCGGCAACCTGGAGAAGTACAAGGACAAGCTGGTGCTGCGCCCGCAGGAGATCTCCAACCACCCGGAAGTGGTACGGCGCCTGGGCATCATCGGCATCAACACGGCCCTTGAGTTCGACATCTATGGCAACGTCAACTCCACCCACGTCTGCGGCACGCGGATGATGAACGGTATAGGCGGCTCGGGCGACTTCGCGCGCAACGCACACCTGGCGGTGTTCGTCACCAAGTCGATCGCCAAGGGTGGCGCGATTTCCAGCGTGGTGCCGATGGTCAGCCACGTCGACCATACCGAGCATGACGTCGACATCCTCGTGACCGAGATAGGCCTGGCCGACCTGAGAGGCCTGGCGCCACGGGAACGCGCCCGGGTCATCATCGATAACTGTGTGCACCCGGATTTCCGCCAGGCGCTTAACGAGTACTTCGACAAAGCCTGCGCCGTTGGCGGCCACACTCCGCACATCCTGCGTGATGCCCTGAGCTGGCACATCAATCTGGAAGAAACCGGACGCATGCTGGCGGTGTAA